Proteins from a single region of Hydra vulgaris chromosome 12, alternate assembly HydraT2T_AEP:
- the LOC136088869 gene encoding uncharacterized protein LOC136088869 isoform X2 has translation MDKLYHIVKFIDEKDSVAVVPVKWVTNGICWWPCSYKPKRLNRAIKKCEVPGDDWTDYDISIIYNSVTYDKAREKLPMAEVSSDFFSNKECKDPINSEENKIQKSLRPIRDISYHNLEYLSSESDTPQKKQKKVINKKKKTLVPAPAIHPPDCLQSNKFSRQSFVLEMLEEENTNMHQNLPSVFNGTLCESNQLSASNSRFLESSLTSSGCSSVRRLLTEVNEGTLHCTAVEKELLISVENLNKKLDTNNALTSQLIGMFKQKSESVLG, from the exons ATGGATAAATTGtatcatattgttaaatttattgatgaaaaagatTCGGTGGCTGTTGTTCCCGTAAAATGGGTAACAAATGGTATTTGTTGGTGGCCCTGCTCCTATAAGCCCAAACGCCTTAACAGAGCCATTAAAAAATGTGAAGTTCCAGGAGATGATTGGACTGATTATGATATAAGTATCATTTATAACTCTG TGACATATGACAAAGCAAGAGAGAAGTTACCTATGGCAGAAGTTTCTTCAGATTTTTTCTCAAACAAGGAGTGTAAAGATCCAATAAATTcagaagaaaacaaaattcaGAAAAGTCTTCGTCCTATCAG AGACATATCATATCATAACCTTGAGTATTTAAGTTCAGAAAGTGACACTCCAcagaaaaagcaaaagaaagttattaataaaaaaaaaaagacacttgTTCCAGCACCTGCTATTCATCCTCCAGATTGTTtacaatcaaataaattttcaagacaaagttttgttttggaaATGTTAGAAGAGGAG AACACAAACATGCATCAAAATTTACCAAGTGTATTTAATGGTACTTTATGCGAAAGTAATCAGTTGTCTGCATCCAATTCTAGG tttttggAATCTTCTTTGACATCCAGTGGATGTTCATCTGTGAGGCGGTTACTCACCGAAGTGAACGAAGGAACACTTCACTGCACTG CAGTTGAAAAAGAGCTGCTTATTTCAGTAGAAAATCTGAATAAAAAGTTAGATACAAATAATGCTTTAACAAGTCAGCTTATCggaatgtttaaacaaaaaagtgaaTCGGTTTTAGGTTGA
- the LOC136088869 gene encoding uncharacterized protein LOC136088869 isoform X1 encodes MDKLYHIVKFIDEKDSVAVVPVKWVTNGICWWPCSYKPKRLNRAIKKCEVPGDDWTDYDISIIYNSVTYDKAREKLPMAEVSSDFFSNKECKDPINSEENKIQKSLRPIRDISYHNLEYLSSESDTPQKKQKKVINKKKKTLVPAPAIHPPDCLQSNKFSRQSFVLEMLEEENTNMHQNLPSVFNGTLCESNQLSASNSRFLESSLTSSGCSSVRRLLTEVNEGTLHCTDIFTAVEKELLISVENLNKKLDTNNALTSQLIGMFKQKSESVLG; translated from the exons ATGGATAAATTGtatcatattgttaaatttattgatgaaaaagatTCGGTGGCTGTTGTTCCCGTAAAATGGGTAACAAATGGTATTTGTTGGTGGCCCTGCTCCTATAAGCCCAAACGCCTTAACAGAGCCATTAAAAAATGTGAAGTTCCAGGAGATGATTGGACTGATTATGATATAAGTATCATTTATAACTCTG TGACATATGACAAAGCAAGAGAGAAGTTACCTATGGCAGAAGTTTCTTCAGATTTTTTCTCAAACAAGGAGTGTAAAGATCCAATAAATTcagaagaaaacaaaattcaGAAAAGTCTTCGTCCTATCAG AGACATATCATATCATAACCTTGAGTATTTAAGTTCAGAAAGTGACACTCCAcagaaaaagcaaaagaaagttattaataaaaaaaaaaagacacttgTTCCAGCACCTGCTATTCATCCTCCAGATTGTTtacaatcaaataaattttcaagacaaagttttgttttggaaATGTTAGAAGAGGAG AACACAAACATGCATCAAAATTTACCAAGTGTATTTAATGGTACTTTATGCGAAAGTAATCAGTTGTCTGCATCCAATTCTAGG tttttggAATCTTCTTTGACATCCAGTGGATGTTCATCTGTGAGGCGGTTACTCACCGAAGTGAACGAAGGAACACTTCACTGCACTG atatttttacaGCAGTTGAAAAAGAGCTGCTTATTTCAGTAGAAAATCTGAATAAAAAGTTAGATACAAATAATGCTTTAACAAGTCAGCTTATCggaatgtttaaacaaaaaagtgaaTCGGTTTTAGGTTGA
- the LOC136088869 gene encoding uncharacterized protein LOC136088869 isoform X3, whose product MDKLYHIVKFIDEKDSVAVVPVKWVTNGICWWPCSYKPKRLNRAIKKCEVPGDDWTDYDISIIYNSVTYDKAREKLPMAEVSSDFFSNKECKDPINSEENKIQKSLRPIRDISYHNLEYLSSESDTPQKKQKKVINKKKKTLVPAPAIHPPDCLQSNKFSRQSFVLEMLEEENTNMHQNLPSVFNGTLCESNQLSASNSRFLESSLTSSGCSSVRRLLTEVNEGTLHCTG is encoded by the exons ATGGATAAATTGtatcatattgttaaatttattgatgaaaaagatTCGGTGGCTGTTGTTCCCGTAAAATGGGTAACAAATGGTATTTGTTGGTGGCCCTGCTCCTATAAGCCCAAACGCCTTAACAGAGCCATTAAAAAATGTGAAGTTCCAGGAGATGATTGGACTGATTATGATATAAGTATCATTTATAACTCTG TGACATATGACAAAGCAAGAGAGAAGTTACCTATGGCAGAAGTTTCTTCAGATTTTTTCTCAAACAAGGAGTGTAAAGATCCAATAAATTcagaagaaaacaaaattcaGAAAAGTCTTCGTCCTATCAG AGACATATCATATCATAACCTTGAGTATTTAAGTTCAGAAAGTGACACTCCAcagaaaaagcaaaagaaagttattaataaaaaaaaaaagacacttgTTCCAGCACCTGCTATTCATCCTCCAGATTGTTtacaatcaaataaattttcaagacaaagttttgttttggaaATGTTAGAAGAGGAG AACACAAACATGCATCAAAATTTACCAAGTGTATTTAATGGTACTTTATGCGAAAGTAATCAGTTGTCTGCATCCAATTCTAGG tttttggAATCTTCTTTGACATCCAGTGGATGTTCATCTGTGAGGCGGTTACTCACCGAAGTGAACGAAGGAACACTTCACTGCACTG GTTGA